From Thermoflavifilum aggregans, a single genomic window includes:
- a CDS encoding Hsp20/alpha crystallin family protein yields the protein MSLIKWNESEVFPSFSQLLDEFFGDDWFRGVQTGTRVPAVNIHETNTSYELELAAPGLKKSDFKISVDGDVLTISAEKKEEKEEKHRKVTRREFNFTSFSRSFTLPDSVDADKIKASYEDGVLKLELPKKEIAVKQAPKEISVE from the coding sequence ATGTCACTGATTAAATGGAACGAATCTGAAGTATTTCCGAGCTTTTCTCAATTGCTCGATGAGTTTTTCGGCGATGATTGGTTTCGGGGCGTGCAAACCGGTACACGCGTTCCGGCAGTAAACATTCATGAAACCAACACCAGCTATGAACTGGAACTGGCTGCGCCGGGTTTAAAGAAATCAGATTTCAAAATCAGCGTAGATGGTGATGTACTTACCATTTCCGCTGAGAAAAAGGAAGAAAAAGAAGAAAAGCACAGAAAAGTTACCCGGCGGGAATTCAATTTCACTTCCTTCAGCCGTTCGTTTACCTTGCCGGATAGCGTGGATGCCGACAAAATCAAGGCATCTTATGAAGATGGTGTGCTGAAGCTCGAACTCCCGAAAAAGGAAATCGCCGTAAAACAAGCCCCCAAAGAAATTTCGGTTGAATAA
- a CDS encoding peptide chain release factor 3, which translates to MSDLLTEIQRRRTFAIISHPDAGKTTLTEKLLLFGGAIQTAGAVKSNKIKKHATSDFMEIERQRGISVATSVMSFAYKGKLINLLDTPGHKDFAEDTYRTLTAVDSVILVIDSVKGVEEQTKRLMEVCRMRNTPVIVFINKLDREGRPPFDLLDELESLLAIRVKPLSWPINMGREFKGVYHIFDHSILLFRPHEKASDDDRIYVQDVNDPRLETLLPESDLRQLREDVALVEAVYDSFSKEEYLKGNLAPVFFGSALNNFGVKELLDTFIEIAPPPQPRMTSERLVQPEEEKMTGFVFKIHANLDPKHRDRIAFVRICSGKFQRNKFYHHVRLQRDLRFSNPYSFLAQEKNVVEDAYPGDVVGLFDTGNFKIGDTLTEGEDFYFTGIPSFSPEIFKELVNKDPMKTKQLEKGIRQLTDEGVAQLFIQPQGNRRIIGCVGELQFEVIQYRLLHEYGASCAFVPLPFYKACWLRGDEKDIEAFIRFKQNQVVKDKDGRWVYLAQSEWFLQTEMQNHPEIQFDFYAEIHHTSEPVS; encoded by the coding sequence ATGTCAGATTTATTAACCGAGATTCAGCGTCGGCGCACATTTGCCATTATTTCACACCCTGATGCCGGGAAAACCACGCTTACTGAAAAGCTGCTTTTGTTTGGTGGTGCTATTCAAACTGCTGGTGCTGTGAAATCAAACAAAATTAAAAAACATGCAACCTCCGATTTTATGGAAATTGAGCGCCAGCGTGGTATTTCAGTGGCAACATCGGTGATGAGTTTTGCCTACAAAGGCAAACTGATCAATTTGCTGGATACTCCCGGGCATAAAGATTTTGCAGAAGATACCTATCGTACTCTTACAGCTGTGGATAGTGTGATACTGGTGATTGATAGTGTAAAAGGGGTAGAGGAGCAAACCAAACGATTGATGGAAGTGTGCCGGATGCGCAACACACCGGTTATTGTTTTTATCAACAAGCTGGATCGGGAAGGACGACCACCTTTTGATTTGTTGGATGAACTGGAATCTTTGCTTGCAATACGGGTAAAACCATTGAGCTGGCCTATCAATATGGGACGCGAGTTTAAAGGCGTTTATCACATCTTTGATCATAGCATTTTATTATTTCGTCCGCATGAAAAAGCAAGTGATGATGATCGCATTTATGTGCAGGATGTAAATGATCCCCGATTGGAAACTTTATTACCCGAATCAGATTTGCGCCAGTTGCGTGAAGATGTGGCTTTAGTGGAAGCTGTGTATGATTCGTTTTCCAAAGAAGAATACCTGAAAGGCAATCTGGCTCCCGTGTTTTTTGGCAGTGCATTGAATAATTTCGGTGTCAAGGAATTGCTCGATACTTTTATTGAAATTGCTCCGCCTCCGCAACCCCGCATGACCAGTGAACGCCTGGTACAACCTGAAGAAGAAAAGATGACGGGATTTGTATTCAAGATTCATGCAAATCTGGATCCCAAACATCGGGATCGCATTGCTTTTGTTCGCATTTGTTCCGGGAAATTCCAGCGCAATAAATTTTATCATCATGTGCGTTTGCAGCGCGATCTGCGTTTCAGCAATCCATACAGTTTTCTGGCACAGGAAAAAAATGTAGTGGAAGATGCCTATCCCGGCGATGTGGTAGGTTTGTTTGATACAGGAAATTTTAAAATTGGTGATACACTTACAGAAGGTGAAGATTTTTATTTTACCGGTATCCCCAGTTTTTCGCCTGAAATATTCAAGGAGCTGGTGAATAAAGATCCGATGAAAACCAAACAGCTGGAAAAAGGCATTCGCCAGTTAACAGATGAAGGTGTGGCCCAGCTTTTTATTCAGCCACAGGGTAATCGCAGAATCATTGGTTGTGTGGGAGAGTTGCAGTTTGAAGTGATTCAATATCGTTTGTTGCATGAATATGGTGCATCCTGTGCATTTGTACCACTTCCTTTTTACAAAGCCTGTTGGTTGCGGGGTGATGAAAAAGATATCGAAGCTTTTATTCGTTTCAAGCAAAATCAGGTGGTGAAAGATAAAGATGGCCGATGGGTATATCTGGCCCAGTCTGAATGGTTTTTACAAACTGAAATGCAAAATCATCCAGAAATTCAGTTTGATTTTTATGCCGAGATTCATCACACATCCGAGCCCGTTTCCTGA